In the genome of Thermodesulfobacteriota bacterium, one region contains:
- a CDS encoding type II toxin-antitoxin system HicB family antitoxin: MPNEFSAIVEKEDDWFIAYCPEIPGANGQGRTKEKCLQSLSDAIKLILEDRKEDSLRGIPDDAMREVVTV, translated from the coding sequence CAACGAATTTTCTGCCATTGTTGAAAAAGAGGATGACTGGTTTATCGCTTATTGCCCGGAAATTCCAGGCGCAAATGGTCAAGGTCGCACCAAGGAAAAATGCCTGCAAAGCCTGTCGGATGCGATAAAACTCATTCTCGAAGATCGAAAAGAAGACTCATTAAGAGGTATTCCAGACGATGCAATGAGGGAGGTGGTCACCGTTTAA
- a CDS encoding type II toxin-antitoxin system HicA family toxin — MKRQALLKHLRLHGCYLKREGRSHSLWCNPQTGHTEAVPRHVEIPNKLAKKICRMLSVPEE; from the coding sequence ATGAAACGCCAGGCACTTCTTAAACATCTGCGTTTGCACGGATGTTATCTCAAGAGAGAAGGTCGCTCCCATTCACTTTGGTGCAATCCACAAACAGGCCACACTGAGGCCGTTCCACGACATGTTGAAATCCCCAATAAGTTAGCCAAAAAAATCTGTCGTATGCTATCGGTTCCTGAAGAATAA
- a CDS encoding monovalent cation/H+ antiporter subunit D family protein, translating into MTDQLPVLIIIIPLLAAIITPLLGWWRENLCYPWVILSLALCMVCSIFVLDSVIDTGAVHYYMGSWLPPWGIEYVIDHLNALMLIIISATALIVAVYSKRNIVQEIDGSIVYFYTVFLLQVTGFLGIVITGDMFNLYVFLEITSLTGYALIAAGEDGAPLASFRYIIMGTVGACFYLLGVGYLYIATGSLNIADLARLLPDLYGSKVILVAFAFFFVGIAIKMALFPLHTWLPDAYTKAPSAASALIAPLMTKVSVYVMLRIMYTVFKPSLSMDTLPVTDIMIWLGIAAIVAGAVMALAQTDFKRMCCYIVVAEIGYMVGGTGLANAMAVKGVILHILNDAIMTLGMFVIAGIFYYQTQGHTLTDFKDLFKKMPYTMAAFVVTALSIIGVPPTCGFFSKWYLIQGAIIAHCWAFVAALLLSSLINIILFFRIFEIGYGFSETHGHEHDVLISEAPMSMLIPTIITAVGIILIGIYNQPIINHVIQFAVPKL; encoded by the coding sequence ATGACGGATCAGCTCCCTGTTCTTATTATTATCATACCTTTGCTGGCTGCGATTATTACGCCCCTGCTTGGATGGTGGAGAGAAAACCTCTGCTACCCATGGGTGATCTTGTCTCTTGCCCTGTGTATGGTTTGCTCAATTTTTGTGTTGGACAGCGTAATTGATACAGGCGCCGTTCACTATTATATGGGAAGCTGGCTGCCGCCATGGGGAATAGAGTATGTGATCGACCACCTTAACGCCCTGATGCTGATCATTATATCAGCGACCGCCCTTATTGTGGCTGTATATTCCAAAAGAAATATCGTTCAGGAGATAGACGGCAGCATTGTCTATTTCTATACCGTATTTTTGCTTCAGGTCACCGGATTTTTAGGGATAGTCATCACCGGTGATATGTTTAACCTTTATGTGTTTTTAGAAATTACATCACTCACCGGTTATGCACTCATCGCAGCAGGCGAGGATGGAGCGCCATTGGCCAGTTTTAGATACATTATCATGGGAACCGTCGGGGCATGCTTTTACCTGCTGGGCGTGGGCTACCTCTATATTGCAACAGGATCACTTAATATTGCCGACCTTGCCCGGCTTTTGCCCGATCTCTATGGGTCGAAGGTTATCCTGGTGGCCTTTGCCTTTTTCTTTGTCGGAATAGCCATAAAGATGGCTCTTTTCCCGCTGCATACCTGGCTGCCCGACGCATATACCAAGGCGCCATCTGCGGCAAGCGCTCTCATTGCCCCTTTGATGACCAAGGTCTCCGTTTATGTCATGCTGAGAATCATGTATACTGTGTTTAAACCCTCGCTGTCTATGGACACGCTTCCGGTCACCGACATCATGATTTGGCTGGGGATTGCAGCGATTGTGGCTGGAGCGGTAATGGCGCTTGCCCAAACTGATTTCAAGCGAATGTGTTGTTACATTGTGGTGGCGGAAATCGGATACATGGTGGGTGGCACTGGCCTTGCCAATGCAATGGCTGTTAAAGGAGTCATTCTTCATATTTTAAATGACGCCATCATGACCCTGGGGATGTTTGTCATAGCCGGAATTTTTTACTACCAAACCCAAGGCCATACTCTCACCGATTTTAAAGACCTTTTTAAAAAGATGCCTTATACCATGGCTGCCTTTGTCGTTACCGCCCTTTCGATCATCGGTGTTCCGCCGACCTGTGGGTTTTTCAGCAAATGGTATCTTATCCAGGGGGCAATCATTGCCCATTGCTGGGCCTTTGTCGCCGCTCTTCTCTTATCGAGCCTGATCAATATTATTTTATTTTTCCGAATTTTCGAGATCGGCTATGGGTTCTCTGAAACTCACGGGCATGAGCATGACGTATTAATCAGCGAAGCCCCCATGAGCATGCTGATTCCCACCATCATAACCGCTGTGGGTATCATCCTCATCGGAATTTACAACCAGCCGATTATAAACCATGTCATCCAGTTTGCCGTTCCAAAGCTGTGA
- a CDS encoding cation:proton antiporter subunit C: MLDLIIGKYNYWIYIVLMMIGFYAMIGKKNLVKKIIGMNIFQTAIILFYVSTAYKKGGATLPIIEHAHGNGEHVSHAIEASAYLNPLPHVLMLTAIVVMVATLGVALAIVIKIYRRYNTLEEDEILKAIK, translated from the coding sequence ATGCTTGACCTTATTATTGGTAAATACAACTACTGGATTTACATTGTGCTGATGATGATCGGCTTTTATGCGATGATAGGTAAAAAAAACCTGGTGAAGAAAATCATCGGCATGAATATCTTTCAAACAGCGATCATCCTTTTTTATGTTTCCACCGCATACAAGAAAGGAGGCGCAACCCTTCCCATTATTGAACATGCTCACGGAAACGGTGAACATGTCAGTCACGCCATCGAGGCTTCTGCCTACCTTAATCCCCTGCCTCACGTGCTTATGCTTACGGCAATTGTGGTGATGGTTGCCACTCTTGGTGTGGCGCTGGCGATCGTTATTAAAATATACCGAAGATATAATACTCTGGAAGAAGATGAAATTTTAAAGGCCATAAAATGA
- the mbhE gene encoding hydrogen gas-evolving membrane-bound hydrogenase subunit E produces MKILNLLVVIITGMVLAYGTMDMPDWGNPESPANSHVSPNYISDAVEKTATPNIVTAVLADYRGYDTLGETTVIFSAGMACILLLRRKRKG; encoded by the coding sequence TTGAAAATATTGAATTTACTTGTGGTGATTATTACCGGAATGGTGCTTGCCTATGGAACGATGGATATGCCTGACTGGGGAAATCCTGAATCTCCGGCAAATAGCCATGTGTCTCCGAATTATATTTCTGATGCTGTTGAAAAAACGGCGACTCCCAATATCGTCACCGCAGTTCTTGCGGACTACAGGGGCTATGATACACTCGGCGAAACCACGGTTATTTTTTCTGCCGGCATGGCATGTATTTTACTGCTAAGAAGAAAACGCAAAGGGTAA
- a CDS encoding hydrogenase subunit MbhD domain-containing protein → MIIPFDMILLFFVLICAIAAITVKDLLSAVMILGAYSFFMCLIWALMGAVDVAFTEASVSAGVGTILMVAAISKTTRRSKD, encoded by the coding sequence TTGATTATACCGTTTGATATGATATTGCTTTTTTTCGTATTGATATGTGCCATTGCCGCCATCACTGTAAAAGATCTGTTAAGCGCGGTGATGATCCTGGGAGCGTACAGTTTCTTTATGTGTTTGATATGGGCGCTAATGGGTGCCGTTGACGTTGCCTTTACCGAAGCCTCTGTGAGCGCCGGGGTAGGAACCATTCTCATGGTCGCCGCTATAAGCAAAACCACCAGGAGGTCCAAAGATTGA
- the mnhG gene encoding monovalent cation/H(+) antiporter subunit G, which translates to MSVIDVLFVFFMAGGLFFFTTATIGLLRFPDFFSRLHATGKGDTLGVFLSLIGLGIYEGFSLTSLKIVFIAVFMFLAQPTATHAISRAGFRSGLKPWLKKEKES; encoded by the coding sequence ATGAGCGTAATAGATGTATTATTTGTATTTTTTATGGCAGGCGGCCTGTTTTTCTTTACCACTGCAACCATAGGGCTGTTACGCTTTCCTGATTTTTTTTCCCGTTTGCATGCCACCGGCAAGGGAGATACTCTGGGTGTATTTTTATCCCTTATTGGCTTGGGGATTTACGAAGGTTTTTCATTGACCAGCCTAAAGATTGTCTTTATTGCCGTATTTATGTTTCTAGCGCAACCGACCGCAACCCATGCCATTTCCCGGGCGGGATTTAGAAGCGGCCTTAAGCCATGGTTGAAAAAGGAGAAGGAAAGTTGA
- a CDS encoding monovalent cation/H+ antiporter complex subunit F: MNEFLLSVGMGLCILVFLILYRVVFGPGVFNRIAALSAIGTKTLIILLIIGFLYNRVDMFIDISMVYALLNLIGTLAASKYLETVGEN; the protein is encoded by the coding sequence ATGAACGAATTTTTACTTAGTGTCGGTATGGGATTATGTATACTTGTTTTTCTTATTCTCTACCGTGTTGTGTTTGGTCCTGGAGTATTTAACCGGATAGCGGCACTTTCGGCCATAGGTACAAAGACGCTGATCATACTATTGATCATTGGATTCCTTTATAACCGCGTGGATATGTTTATTGATATCAGCATGGTTTATGCCCTCCTTAACTTAATCGGCACACTGGCTGCATCTAAATATCTGGAAACCGTAGGAGAAAACTGA
- a CDS encoding Na(+)/H(+) antiporter subunit B, translating to MLQRSDDIIIKTLARILVPFIQLYALYVIMHGHHSPGGGFQGGVILAASLILLMITHGVKKTQKRISDKAVAVFSSSGVFIYAGIGVLCLVLAGNYLDYSKLAKLLPADPAHARSLGILGVEIGVGLAVMAVMFSIFFDISKGEAPPKDEDK from the coding sequence ATGTTACAAAGAAGTGATGATATTATTATAAAGACCCTGGCGCGCATTCTGGTGCCCTTTATTCAGCTGTATGCCCTTTATGTGATTATGCACGGGCATCACAGCCCTGGTGGAGGATTTCAGGGAGGTGTTATCCTGGCAGCCAGTTTAATACTGCTTATGATTACTCACGGTGTAAAGAAGACACAAAAAAGGATATCCGATAAAGCGGTTGCTGTGTTTTCCAGTTCAGGGGTTTTTATATACGCAGGAATCGGGGTTTTGTGCCTGGTTCTGGCCGGAAATTATCTTGATTACAGCAAGCTGGCCAAACTTCTCCCCGCAGATCCAGCCCATGCGCGATCCCTTGGAATACTTGGTGTTGAAATCGGCGTAGGGTTGGCTGTCATGGCGGTGATGTTTTCTATCTTTTTTGATATTTCCAAGGGAGAAGCCCCACCAAAAGATGAAGATAAATAG
- a CDS encoding Na+/H+ antiporter subunit E — protein sequence MEVTLLIEAMDTSFRLMEDARSQAVDLLNTAVKLTSETRTMEEKNIQAILTGAQEEKSGFQNLVVTFLMLFGFWVLLSGKYDLFHLTLGVICSLFIAYLTHDLLFANVRVGDARIVARRFFAYIPWLLYQIITSNIYVASVALGPKQRVTPQIIRFKTKLESDISWVTLANSITLTPGTITMDIKDGEFFVHALDKKVADDLHAGEMEDRIAHVFMEADHIYVQDALDVAPIFGELKRGL from the coding sequence GTGGAAGTCACCCTTCTAATAGAGGCCATGGATACTTCATTTCGTCTTATGGAGGATGCCAGAAGTCAGGCTGTAGACTTGTTAAATACTGCAGTCAAACTCACATCCGAAACACGGACGATGGAAGAAAAAAATATTCAGGCCATTCTTACCGGTGCCCAGGAAGAAAAATCCGGCTTCCAGAATCTGGTGGTCACTTTTTTAATGCTTTTTGGTTTCTGGGTACTTTTATCAGGAAAGTACGATTTGTTCCATCTTACCCTCGGAGTTATCTGCTCATTGTTCATTGCCTACCTGACCCACGATTTGCTTTTTGCCAATGTTAGGGTTGGAGATGCTCGGATCGTTGCCCGGAGGTTTTTCGCCTATATACCCTGGCTGCTTTACCAGATCATCACCTCAAATATTTATGTGGCCTCTGTGGCTTTAGGACCAAAACAACGGGTGACTCCACAAATAATAAGGTTTAAAACAAAACTGGAAAGCGATATTTCATGGGTCACACTGGCAAATTCCATCACCCTTACCCCTGGGACAATCACCATGGACATAAAAGACGGAGAGTTCTTTGTTCATGCGCTGGACAAAAAAGTGGCTGATGATTTGCATGCCGGCGAAATGGAGGACAGAATCGCCCACGTCTTTATGGAGGCAGATCATATCTATGTTCAAGATGCACTTGATGTGGCCCCGATATTTGGAGAGTTGAAGAGAGGTCTATAA
- a CDS encoding universal stress protein produces MEARKLLYATDLKDQSLSVNMLKETLPVGELDFESIAFLQTVPFDSCTKGLSDLNIKSKIILDDQLLPHRILNAAKNEGASLIVVNLQKKEVKTSRNSIIKQLIKDSSVPLIFINHANHKTKTDKRGMFAHIVFATDWSPKSEKALAFLLGFKKMVGEMEIVNVIKGKLTIKEMRELKTRLADTRKICLDNEIDAESHIYAGNTSEEIQTAAKDYKGTMIIIGGESRKKGLRSLFNKSSAGKVACEAELPVLVVP; encoded by the coding sequence ATGGAAGCAAGGAAATTACTTTACGCCACCGATCTAAAAGATCAGTCCCTTTCTGTTAACATGCTGAAAGAAACCCTGCCTGTAGGTGAGCTCGATTTTGAATCAATTGCTTTTCTGCAAACCGTTCCTTTTGATTCCTGTACAAAAGGATTATCCGACTTAAATATCAAGTCAAAAATCATATTGGATGATCAATTATTGCCCCATAGGATTTTAAATGCTGCTAAAAACGAAGGGGCGTCGCTTATCGTTGTTAATCTTCAAAAGAAGGAAGTAAAGACATCCCGAAATTCGATTATCAAGCAGTTAATAAAAGATTCCTCTGTTCCACTCATTTTTATCAACCATGCCAACCATAAAACTAAAACGGATAAAAGAGGAATGTTTGCCCACATTGTCTTTGCCACCGACTGGTCACCCAAGTCTGAAAAAGCGCTTGCTTTTCTGCTTGGTTTTAAAAAAATGGTTGGTGAAATGGAAATTGTGAATGTAATTAAAGGAAAACTGACCATAAAAGAAATGCGAGAACTTAAAACCCGGCTTGCCGACACCCGAAAAATATGCCTTGATAATGAAATCGATGCAGAATCGCACATTTATGCCGGTAATACCTCAGAAGAAATTCAAACGGCAGCCAAAGATTATAAAGGCACCATGATTATCATCGGAGGAGAATCAAGGAAAAAAGGATTACGTAGCTTATTCAATAAAAGTTCTGCGGGGAAAGTTGCTTGTGAAGCTGAATTACCGGTCCTGGTTGTTCCTTGA